In Amphiprion ocellaris isolate individual 3 ecotype Okinawa chromosome 3, ASM2253959v1, whole genome shotgun sequence, one genomic interval encodes:
- the LOC111588489 gene encoding rhombotin-1-like, translating to MVLDKEESVSLVSLQSREKPRGCAGCNGKIRDRFMLQALDRYWHEDCLKCACCDCRLGRVGSTLYTRANLILCRRDYLRLFGVTGNCAACSKLIPAFEMVMRARDNVYHLDCFACQLCRQRFCVGDKFFLKNNMILCQLDYEGGHLNGSTERQPQ from the exons ATGGTGCTGGACAAGGAGGAGA GTGTGTCTCTCGTGTCCCTCCAGTCCAGAGAGAAGCCGAGAGGCTGCGCCGGCTGCAATGGAAAGATCCGGGACCGCTTCATGCTGCAGGCATTAGACAGGTACTGGCATGAGGACTGTCTGAAGTGCGCCTGCTGTGACTGCCGCCTGGGCCGGGTGGGTTCCACCCTCTACACCCGGGCCAACCTCATCCTCTGCCGCAGAGACTACCTGAG ACTCTTTGGGGTGACAGGGAACTGTGCAGCCTGCAGTAAGCTGATCCCTGCCTTTGAGATGGTGATGAGAGCCAGAGACAACGTCTACCATTTAGACTGCTTCGCCTGTCAGCTCTGCCGCCAGAG ATTTTGCGTGGGAGACAAGTTTTTCCTCAAGAACAACATGATCCTGTGCCAGCTGGACTATGAAGGAGGCCATCTTAATGGCAGCACCGAGAGGCAGCCTCAGTAA